AAAAATCGACAAACAAGTTTCTGTTTGCTCAGGCAGATTGTGATTTCGTAAACTTTCTTTTTGTCATGCTGATCATTTCCTTAGGAAGAGTCGAGTGGTTTTTGGGGAGTAGCACTGGTCTCAAGAGTATGGATAATTTGCATAGAAGCGTCGCGGATAATTCTAATAGTATGCATCTGAAAGATTCAGATACCAAAGACTTGTTAATCAGGCCCAAGCATCCTAATTGCTATTTGTTCAATGGAAACAGACTCTGTCTGATGAATCTGGATCAGATTGGAAATCAATCTTATGTCCACGGACCGAGAATGTATATGGTACGCGATGACTTGACTGTTGCACCGTTGGGGGTAACCTTAGGTCTCTCTATTTTCAACGAGTTGAAGATCTCTTTGTCCGATGTAAAAGAAGTAGAGGTGCAAGTTGGGTTGGAAGAGGTGAGATTGGTCATGTCGTATACGCATGTCTTGTATTATTTGCTTTCATGAATATGGTAACCATATACGTGGTCGTTGGTGCAGGGTTTAAGCATATTGAAAGCGGCTCTTACATCGACCACTGCTTTGACAGATGGCCTCATCAACCCCTTCTTAAATAAACAACCTCAATGAGAAATGGAGCGTCACTTGGAGTCGAAGAGGTATTGATTGAATCATTTTACCCATCTTGTCTTGAGCTGATGTTTGTTCCATTTATCCATGAGGTGGGTAGAAGCTCATGTATAGCCTTTTGCAGAGAACCATACAAGCACTAGAAGCACACTAGATGATCCGTGGGACtccaaaaatatttgagtatctagttttattatagtaattaGTTTAAAATTCTTGTGTAAATCACCAAAATTGGTGCTAAAGACTTATCAACTTAGTTACTACATTCTAAGttacacatttttctttttggatgtCCCATTTTTAATGCTCCACTTAGAGTGGGATgggggagtatataatttgcctacttttctaggattttaattgtatatatattttttctagactattgattatgtttttttatatgattagtattttaataatgtaatactattttaattacatattttcattatgtgaagttttattaattgtgtaatttAACTAGAATacatagtaaataaattgaaataaaaggtAAGACTATGAATATGAAGAGATGATGAGTTACAAAGGTTGTTTCTTAGGTAAAGAATACTGCATATATAAAAACTGTGGTTGCATGAATAGTGAAAggaatgaatatttttatgactGAGGTTGTGGATGATCAATTACTAAAGTTAAAGTGAAAGTGAAAAGCAGAAGATATGCCAATGGTGGAATTCCTAAACTAATTTAAAGTATAGGCAAATTGGCTTAGTGGAAAATGCtttacaattattatattttcacaaAGCTGAATTGTTTGCTTTATTAAGTAAAATAAtgcaactctctctctccctttaGCAGTTCAAAACCACCTTCATAGCCACCCTCCCTCCGCCGTGCTCAGCCACCATCGTCAAGCAACGTTTTTTGAACATTTTTATAACTACAAATTGTAAGTTCAGGTACTTTATGACCCTTTCATCTCTTGTTCATTCTGTCTATGTTTagtcatttattaattagcttaaaattactactttcatttttgttggGGAGGTTGAGTTTATGGTCCAACTTCAAAAATTAGGCTTTGCTTTGTAAGACTTGTCGCTTTtgcaaactaaaattaaattgaatggATGAGATATTTAAGTGTATAATTAATTGAGATATTTTACTAGAAAAGGTTAGTATACACTATAAGCAAAAGATGCTTAAATGAATAATTGGAAAATTATAAGTTGTATGTAGGAGTCAAagaccaaatatgtgatttcaattgtttttgttCTGGAATAAGACTTCAAAGACTATTAGACTAATTGGAAAATTAGAAGTTAGTATGAAGATTTCAAAGATTATTTGATCTAATAAAAAGGTACTGTAGAATACCAATCTGAAATTTCCTCACTGTTACAAAAACAGTATGTCTGAGGCTGAGCAAGTTAAGTTCCATATCAAGTTTGTGATAAATAAGGAGAAGACGAAGGTACTATTTGCAGAAGCTGGTAGCGATTTCACAGATATGTTGTTAAGCTTCCTACTTCTTCCATTGGGAAAAATTGTCCAAGTCCTTGAGGAACACTACGCAGACAAGGCGCCTGTTATTGGAAGCTTGACCACTCTCTACAAAGGTGCATCAGATCTTGATGTCATCCATTTCCTTGGAGATGCTATTAAGAAGAACTTGATCAGTTCAACACATTTTGAGAGTGATGAAATATGTGAACTGAGACTCAACATTTGCGGCGCTCAGCCCACACGCTCCAGCTCTGAGGAATCGTGCTTCAGCTCTGGGGAATCGTATAATGGAGTTTTCATTAAGAGTACAGCTTGTTGCATAATCAGCGATGATCTCCGTGTGTTGCCTAATGTGTCAGGCTCTATCATTGAAACTCTCAGCACTCTCGGCATTGCTGTGGAAGATATGGATGGCACAGAGACAAGAAACATGACATTTGGTTTGAATGAGGTGACTCGTCATATATTTGATCTCTCTTTGAATAACCTTCTTTCAAATATTGAtacctttttttgttttgattagaTTATAGCTCTACTAAAGGAATCATTGATTTCCATGAATCCACTCACTGCTCTCATTTTCCCTGGGAGACAGATGACTTTAGCAACAGATAGGCATGCTTTTTTAAATCAGATTGACGAGTATGTCATTCTTAGAAACACAAAGAGAATGATCTTGAAAGTCATGCTTCAG
The nucleotide sequence above comes from Salvia hispanica cultivar TCC Black 2014 chromosome 5, UniMelb_Shisp_WGS_1.0, whole genome shotgun sequence. Encoded proteins:
- the LOC125186044 gene encoding uncharacterized protein LOC125186044 isoform X2 translates to MRNGASLGVEEFKTTFIATLPPPCSATIVKQRFLNIFITTNCKFSMSEAEQVKFHIKFVINKEKTKVLFAEAGSDFTDMLLSFLLLPLGKIVQVLEEHYADKAPVIGSLTTLYKGASDLDVIHFLGDAIKKNLISSTHFESDEICELRLNICGAQPTRSSSEESCFSSGESYNGVFIKSTACCIISDDLRVLPNVSGSIIETLSTLGIAVEDMDGTETRNMTFGLNEIIALLKESLISMNPLTALIFPGRQMTLATDRHAFLNQIDEYVILRNTKRMILKVMLQKSTNMLLFAQADCDFVNFLFKNLTTSLGRVEWFLGSDTGLKSIDNLHRSVADDSNKIRVKDSYTKDLLIQPKPTDHIYSCSEYEYCFLNFSHHISSAYVDGVIMYMVSDDLTVAPLGVTSGLSIINELKISLSDIKEVELQVGLEEGLSILKAALTSTTALTDGLIKPFLEKQEREQQLESKS
- the LOC125186044 gene encoding uncharacterized protein LOC125186044 isoform X1 gives rise to the protein MRNGASLGVEEQFKTTFIATLPPPCSATIVKQRFLNIFITTNCKFSMSEAEQVKFHIKFVINKEKTKVLFAEAGSDFTDMLLSFLLLPLGKIVQVLEEHYADKAPVIGSLTTLYKGASDLDVIHFLGDAIKKNLISSTHFESDEICELRLNICGAQPTRSSSEESCFSSGESYNGVFIKSTACCIISDDLRVLPNVSGSIIETLSTLGIAVEDMDGTETRNMTFGLNEIIALLKESLISMNPLTALIFPGRQMTLATDRHAFLNQIDEYVILRNTKRMILKVMLQKSTNMLLFAQADCDFVNFLFKNLTTSLGRVEWFLGSDTGLKSIDNLHRSVADDSNKIRVKDSYTKDLLIQPKPTDHIYSCSEYEYCFLNFSHHISSAYVDGVIMYMVSDDLTVAPLGVTSGLSIINELKISLSDIKEVELQVGLEEGLSILKAALTSTTALTDGLIKPFLEKQEREQQLESKS